Genomic DNA from Triticum dicoccoides isolate Atlit2015 ecotype Zavitan chromosome 4B, WEW_v2.0, whole genome shotgun sequence:
GCAATTATGAATGGTATTGTTTCTTCACTTGCCTTGTTTCTTTCCATGTGTGAAAAAAATGGTTTCCAACTCATATTGGGTATTTCTGTTTTGATGCCAAACGAACCTCGGAATATTTGCATAATTTCTTATTTTTATTAGTGTGTAATGTTCGTCACCATCAAGCCAACAATGCCTGGACTGTTTCTGATGGACCAAAATGTGTAGGGTTCGATATCTTTTTTTATTGTTATTTTGGTTAGGTAATTTATGCATATGATATTCACTGTTGTGCAGATCGGTTTTTTCAGCATCACTAGAGTCAAGGAGGCTTCCCTTGGACTGGTGCTATGCACGCCCATCATATTTTATTTAGGTTATGCCCAGAACTCTAATAAGTGGAGCTTAGCAGTAGCATACAGTGACTTATTACTGGATTTCACTGTTATAAGCACATACTTATAAATATTAAATCATGACGCAAACTGTATATTTAAGAATTGTCCCCAGTATCCACCTTATTATTTTGCTTGTTGTTAGGCTATAGAAAGTGTTGCTGCAACTTGGAATTTGGTCGTAGCATGCTCTTTCACTATTCTTTGTGTCTTTTTTATCAATGTATTAATGTCAAGTCACTGTATACACTCCTGTTTTGAAACAACATTGACGTACTAATGAGATTTTATTTTCTCTTGTTTTGAAACAGGAGTCTGGACTGGATACACTCCTTCTCTTTTGTCCCGTGTGATAAAAGATTTATAGCTTATAATATCACAACAATGTATACAACTGTGCAAACATACATATTCATTACTGCTGAACTTGTAACTGCAGTATTGTGTAATTCTATATATCCATTCATCTTGTTTTTTCCATATTGCATTTGGGATCATGGTAGAGGTTCATCTGAGGTATTTCTTCTTTTTGAAAAGAAAGCATAAAAGCGTTCTAGATCTTCAGTATTGTGTAACACCTAGATACTCATTCATGCtgtctttgttttctcttttttaacTGAAGAAACACTTAATCTTAGGTTTTAAAACAGTTTCTGCTTATTTTTCAGTGCCATTTAGAAGATTTTGGTGGCCAGAGCACAAAGCAAGTCACTGAACCATGCTCATGGTCTGCTGGAATATCACACTAAAACTTCATGCTTGTAAGTTTCCTCATTTGTGAACCCTGAATGATTAACCTCATACAAACCAGACATCAAATATATTTCAGTACATAGTAGTCgtgcaaaacttgcatctgtcataTTAGGAACTCATTGTTGTCGATATGTACATGTTAACTGATGTTGGGCCTCCACAACCCACTACTGGCATGACTAAAAGAGCCAGTCTTACATCTTTTGTTAGGGAAACTACTATACATCTTAGACTTGTGGAGTAATTTACAAGATGCACATACAAATCTCTTCGGCACCTGAACAAAATCACTAATTCCAACACACCTAGTGTGCTGCCACACATGGCATGAGTCACAAGATAGCATCCTCTCACCATCATCATCCTTCGCTCCACATGAACAATTAACTGTCCATTGGTCTACACCCCTCTCCATCCGATAAATTGCAACCCTGCGCTCACCTCCGACGCACTTGCCTTGGATACTGACAGTCCCTTTTGCTCCAAATAAGAGCTTGACTTGAGTTGTGTCATCTGCAGTTGGACAATCAAGAAGCTGGTTTGCTACAAAGCTTTGTAGCATCAAGTAGATACTTTGGAATGTTCTCACAGCCTCCATCTTCAGATCAGCAACAGTAGCCGTTTGCGTTAGTGTTAAAAGTTCTGCTGGGAGGCTGGGTGGATCACCAACCTGATCCAATAGCTCCACTTGGCACCAGATGTGCAGCACAGATTGGTTTTGAGGCAAGAAATCCTCTTCCATGTCATAATGCTTGATGAACTGCTTGCAGTCCAAAAGGACCATCGCAGATCTATTGGCATGTTCATGAATATGTTCTGGCTTATAAGGTGGCATTGTATGAGGGTTGAGGAGCGCGTCATAGAGGAACTTGATGTCACGGAAAAGGTGATCCCGAGTTGGCATGCTCGCATTCTTTGGTGGCAAGATTTCATCTGTGAGCCTGCAATGAGTAAAAGAACAGTTAGCCTTTTGATCATAGAAACAAGAACTAGGCTAGTTATGCAAGTCACAACCAATATCTGAGTCACGAACCTGTACTCTATTGTGTTTGTCTCACTGTTGCATCGAACTACAACAACCATCCCATCATaggttcttgtaccaccaatggtcTTGAGGCAGTAATCGACCAGCTGTGGTGAACCAATTGGATGAGCTGTAGCTGCCTTTAGGGTTCGCATAGCCACCCACCTATCTGCAGCACGGAGAACTTTCAGCGCAACATCCATCGCTTGCTTTATTTTCTCATCAGCCCAGTTTTCCTCTTTGAAATTGGCATCATATGCTAGCTCCCTCTTGTGCATTGTCACAAGGTGGGTATGCACACTTTTGCCAGCAGCAAGCCCCAAGACATAGAGGAACAGATCACGGAATGTGGTGAGAGGGCGCTTTGAGAGCGATTGATAGAAAGCAATGGTATCCTGCAGTTGGTTTCGAGGATATCGGGAGTGGGGAAAGAAGTGAGAGAGTGACACTGAGGAGAGGTTTTCAATGGCTTTGCTGTAGGTTTCAGATGTAATTCCGAAGCTCCCACTTCCGAGTTTGAATCCCCACTGCCCATACCAAGAACAGCCAGTGGCAATGGCATGTAGAACCCGGTAGTCAACTTCAAACTTCTTTGAGACATCCAACACTGAAACCTTTCTGAAATTAATCATGTACTCTTATGTTAGTACCATTTCCCAACAAATTACAGAAAGGTAGGCTGTTCCTACTCAACATAAATGTGTAAATTTGCCTTTTATACCTGACTCTTAGGTATGTGCAAAGACGATCCCAAAAGTCCATCAGTTGGTATCCTGTCAAGAGGCTGGAACCACCTTCATGGCCGTTAATTCGTACAAGATGGCCAAACCCATTTTCATGTACTATGCCATGCAGCAAATGTCGTGGATCATCAATCTGGGCATAGTCCCAATCTTCAGATTCATCATGGGGTAACGCAGAACCATGACTGCACGCCGGGCACCTGATCATTGATTAAATAATTGTCATATCTGAAGACATCATTGCAGTTCAGCGTGTAATTTTATTTGTCATCAGAAGTTGCAGTGTTGCAACCGTTTTTATTGTCACATTTGTTTGGAGTGATATTGTTGCTTTATTAGATTGCATATACTGAACATTGGTGAACCAACCTTGTCTCAAATATTTGAACCATCAGGCCACAACGCCGGCAGGTTTTGCAGCTGGCCATTTTCTCATTCCGAATTATGAAGTGATACTTCTTCACACAAACTGGGTGCCTGCTCCAGCCTATCAGAGTTGAACAAATTAATGACATCAATTTGGCTCCAAGTTGTAACTCAAGGTCATCTATTTGTCAACAGATGTGGCTTTAAATTCCCGAGCAAACGTATAACAAGTAGTATAGATCAATTTATAATGAATTACGTGTTAACCTATCAGAGGCTATTAGGAATAGGCTGCTCATTTGCCAGCCTCTGTTCCCTCTCATTCCTCTTATTTTTATCTCTTTTTGTCTCACTTCCATTTTTTTTCgttctctatttttcttttttcttctccttttttccgTTGGGCTCTTCTTTGTTGACTTTTTTGACTTGCAAGCGCACAGATATTTAAGAAATAATGCTATATTAAAAGCCTTTACTCCGTCGGGTAGTCAAATCTAATTCATGCGAACATGCCTTTACACGGATTTTACAGCATCCCAAGCTAATaaataacacaaatctaatctaggAACTCCAATACTCTTTACCCACCCCAGAGAAATCTATAGCTGACACAAACACCTATATACAAAACCAGAAATTCCCACCtttaagaaaaaacagaaattCCCGGACGACTAGCTGGGCATGCTGAAATAACACAAGCACTCGAGCACGCCGGAATAACTGAGGCACTTACCAGCAACCGTACAGTGGTCACAGTGGACGCGCCTGGCCCTGGGCACGTCCTCCTCGACCACATCCATGACCACGACCGAGGCCTCGCCCTCCTCGCCTACACGGAAACCTACCTGCCACACCGCGCCGGCGTCGCCCAGCACGCCGCCCTGCTCCCACtccgcgggcggcggcgccggcgacgcgTGCCGAGACAGGAACCCCCGCACGTTGGCGCGGAACGACGCGGCGGCGGCCCGCTCCTTCCGGCCGGGGAAGGCCCGCAGGTCGAGGAGGCACGGCTCCGCCAGCACCCGCCCGCGCCGCGCCCGCTTCGTGGGCCGCCCGAGCACTGCCATcggtcgacgccggcgaggaggggAGGCGGATCCGTGGGGGAGCGGCGCGCTCGGGGCGGGCTGGGGACGAGGCGGCTAGATCCGATCGGGTTCGGGAAAATTTTAAACCGGCGGTTGGGTCTGGAAGCGCGGGGACTTTGGGGGATTTTCGGATCGCGCCGAGAGAGAGAttcgtaaattttcagatcatggtGGATGGGTGGGTGGGTGTGGGTTGTTGATAAGGTCGGAGGACGTGGATATATATGCCGGGCCCGGAGCTGTGCCTGTAGGTCGGTTTGGTTTTCAGGGAATTACGGTTTTGCCCCCTCGGAGGCTTCGAAGAGTCGGGAGCGAACACGTCTGCGAGCCGCGGGAAAAGAGGGGCTGATTAATTGAAGCGGGAATTTTCTGGAAAACTTCGCGTGTGGGACGTTTTTGGGCTTGTTATCGGGTTGGGCTGTGCGACGGACACGAGCGTTGTTGAGCGGGTAATAGTATCGGGCTCTATTGGTTTTGGTATAAGACGAGTCTCGCCGAATATGGTAATAGCCGTTGAATTTGGAATATTTTTGTTTGGTAGATCAGATTTTGGTAAGGTTTCTTTTGCTGCCTATATTTGGTTGTCTTCTTTGACAGCAACGCTAAACTATCCTAAGGCATGTATTACGGTGCTACCTTAGTTGTGTCACATAAGATTAAAAAATATCTAGGGAaggtcgtcatcattttcttttcaAAAAGCATAACTTTATATATTAACGCCCCTTTTGCAAATCACCCAAAGCAGAAGCAATTACTTTGGGAGGTACATCAGTGTTCCAAGACACTATAATTCACCATACACATACTACCAATTTTCGCAAGTTCACGTGCTACAAAGTTGGCCTCTCAACGACATACTACCACTTCATGTTTGGAGAACCACATTTTCGGCTGGAACTTGATGTCCTCGATGATGGGTGCAAATGTTAGCTTTATAATTGATAATATCAAAAACATAATCACATTTTCCACGAATTTATTGACTAGACAACCCGGTGACTCGTCCACATAGTAAGAGAAATCTTATTACAATAACTATCACTAGTTCGGCACATGATACATTTCATTAGCGGAATGAAAACATTGCTCAAAAACGACCTTCCTAGTCGTAGTAGTTGGGTCCACTCACTCCGGAAGTATTGTTGCTATCGCGTCTCATGATCTTGTTTGTCAGGTGCAAAAGTTGATGACATTTAAAGAATCAGATGGTCCACGGAGCATGCTTGCTATTGGTTTTCTCCCACGGCTCGCTTGCACGCCTCGAGCTAGCGTGCATGTTCTAAAAAAAGAACTAATGTGAGGTATCAAATTGCTAGTTTGGTGCAAGGTACGTGTTGATTTGATGTTTTCTCTTTGCCTTTTTGTTTTATACATGTATTAAAAATATACTCATTGtgcattttaaaaattgttcataatgaaagtaaaaaatatattatttaatTACACATATTTATTGTGTATCATTTTTTTAGCGTTATTAAAAATATAGTAATTAAAAAGGTTTTAGACATTATAAAAAGTTCATGCAATTTTTTAAATCGCTTCACGCATTAAAAAATGTTGATGTCATTTTTTAGAAAAACAAGCATTTAGTTTACAATATTCTTGCCATTTATATAAAGGGTTCAAGCCTCCTCCTGTGTGTGGCACGTGTCTCTTTCTGCAATTTTTTTGCAACATAATGTGTGTTGCAAAATTGCCTTCTGCAACAACACACGTGTTGAAAAAAAATTGAAGACGAAAAAACTACTAATATTTTTCTGCAACATAATCTATGTTGCAACATTTTCTTCCACAACAACACCCATATTACAAAAATAGTGAAGAAAAAAATCCGCAACATAAGCTTTGATGCAAAGGTTTCTATAACACTATCCTTGTTGCAATGATGAAGATGGTGTTGGACGCTGGATAGCTCTAGATCTAACGGCTGCCGAGGTGGTGGATCTTTTTTTTAAAATCTGCCAAGTAGAAAATTAGAAAAGATGCATGTAAAGAAGAAAGAATAAGTAAGGAAAGAAACAAgacaaagaaaaaaatagaaagcataaaaagaaaaaggaaaaatagaaaagggaatgaaaataaatagaaaaggaaaaccCGGACACCAAACCAACAAAAAACCCTGCATGGAAACCGTAGGAAAGAACCATCAACAGAAAAATAGGAAAACCCACGGAAACCAGAGTGCTTGCAGGCGACCCTCAACTAAAGCTGGTAGTTGGCGACATATAGCCATTTTTTTAAGGGACATATAGCC
This window encodes:
- the LOC119295214 gene encoding PHD finger protein At1g33420-like, with translation MAVLGRPTKRARRGRVLAEPCLLDLRAFPGRKERAAAASFRANVRGFLSRHASPAPPPAEWEQGGVLGDAGAVWQVGFRVGEEGEASVVVMDVVEEDVPRARRVHCDHCTVAGWSRHPVCVKKYHFIIRNEKMASCKTCRRCGLMVQIFETRCPACSHGSALPHDESEDWDYAQIDDPRHLLHGIVHENGFGHLVRINGHEGGSSLLTGYQLMDFWDRLCTYLRVRKVSVLDVSKKFEVDYRVLHAIATGCSWYGQWGFKLGSGSFGITSETYSKAIENLSSVSLSHFFPHSRYPRNQLQDTIAFYQSLSKRPLTTFRDLFLYVLGLAAGKSVHTHLVTMHKRELAYDANFKEENWADEKIKQAMDVALKVLRAADRWVAMRTLKAATAHPIGSPQLVDYCLKTIGGTRTYDGMVVVVRCNSETNTIEYRLTDEILPPKNASMPTRDHLFRDIKFLYDALLNPHTMPPYKPEHIHEHANRSAMVLLDCKQFIKHYDMEEDFLPQNQSVLHIWCQVELLDQVGDPPSLPAELLTLTQTATVADLKMEAVRTFQSIYLMLQSFVANQLLDCPTADDTTQVKLLFGAKGTVSIQGKCVGGERRVAIYRMERGVDQWTVNCSCGAKDDDGERMLSCDSCHVWQHTRCVGISDFVQVPKRFVCASCKLLHKSKMYSSFPNKRCKTGSFSHASSGLWRPNIS